In Marivivens aquimaris, one genomic interval encodes:
- the murJ gene encoding murein biosynthesis integral membrane protein MurJ translates to MSILRTSVALTLLALLSRILGLGRDLTVAWVFGANAETDAFYIASSIANAAYVVIAASLTSVTIPLLTRRADPDVKADNYFYGGLVNLVFLVLAGLAALGVSNADRIARILASEASEAMIAQTADYIAVLMPTIALLGTAGMFSGLLNYNRVFLPVAFAPVLLNLSVVLNVVLFGRQFGLEAAVFGTFLGAVLFLAVQTPVFYRTGYRHIWRLALRGSATREFLASAWPVIAVALVSYAYAFVDISVGVRIGEGTVTGVNIASKLIQLPQGILAMGLTTAAYPLVARLVEAGNQGAAAVLTRKLAVIIVLFSTVAAVLILVQSDLIVSVVFGHGTFPPQAAAMTSDILAVLALALPALALNVTLLRVLYAARDWMTPLVAVLIAFVVKVVSAYALLGRFGIDAIALSTVVSVNFNAVLLMLFINHRVARPFNANFWASAAKVMAASVVIGALLSGLRYMTGEWLSEIPDIVVFFGISLTGTALFAVAALGLLRKEVGYLSNLGR, encoded by the coding sequence GTGAGCATCCTGCGCACCTCCGTTGCGTTGACGCTCCTTGCGCTCCTGTCACGGATCTTGGGTTTGGGACGTGATCTGACTGTCGCGTGGGTCTTCGGCGCCAATGCCGAGACCGACGCGTTCTACATCGCTTCTAGCATCGCAAACGCGGCCTATGTGGTGATCGCAGCCTCGCTTACGAGCGTCACGATCCCGCTTCTGACACGCCGTGCCGACCCTGACGTGAAGGCGGACAACTATTTCTACGGCGGGCTTGTGAACCTTGTCTTTCTGGTTCTGGCGGGCTTGGCGGCGCTTGGCGTCAGCAATGCGGACAGGATCGCCAGGATTCTTGCCTCGGAGGCTAGCGAAGCCATGATCGCGCAAACCGCCGACTATATCGCGGTGCTGATGCCCACGATTGCCCTGCTTGGCACCGCGGGGATGTTTTCGGGTTTACTGAACTACAACCGGGTATTCTTACCAGTAGCGTTTGCCCCAGTGCTGCTCAACCTTTCCGTTGTGCTTAACGTGGTGCTGTTTGGGCGACAATTCGGTCTCGAGGCGGCGGTATTCGGTACATTTCTTGGCGCAGTTCTGTTTCTCGCCGTACAAACCCCAGTCTTCTACCGGACCGGATATCGACATATTTGGCGGCTAGCTCTGCGAGGGTCCGCCACGCGCGAATTCCTTGCTTCGGCCTGGCCGGTGATCGCGGTAGCGCTCGTTTCTTATGCCTATGCCTTCGTGGACATTTCGGTGGGCGTGCGGATCGGCGAGGGCACCGTGACCGGAGTCAACATTGCTTCGAAGCTTATCCAGTTGCCGCAGGGCATTCTCGCTATGGGACTGACCACAGCGGCCTACCCCCTAGTAGCGCGACTGGTCGAGGCCGGAAATCAAGGTGCGGCGGCTGTGCTGACGCGCAAGCTGGCCGTGATCATCGTGCTCTTTTCAACTGTTGCGGCGGTGCTCATACTTGTCCAATCTGATCTTATCGTTTCCGTCGTATTCGGTCACGGGACCTTTCCCCCTCAGGCCGCCGCAATGACTTCAGATATCCTCGCGGTTCTGGCCCTCGCATTGCCAGCATTAGCACTCAACGTGACCCTGCTGCGGGTGCTTTATGCCGCGCGCGACTGGATGACACCACTTGTCGCAGTCTTGATCGCCTTCGTGGTCAAGGTCGTCTCGGCCTATGCACTGCTGGGTCGGTTCGGGATCGACGCCATCGCACTTTCGACGGTGGTATCGGTCAACTTCAATGCTGTCCTACTTATGCTGTTCATTAATCACCGGGTCGCGCGGCCGTTTAATGCCAATTTCTGGGCAAGTGCGGCGAAGGTCATGGCGGCGAGTGTCGTCATCGGAGCACTGCTGTCAGGGTTGCGCTACATGACAGGTGAGTGGCTGTCCGAGATCCCCGACATCGTCGTCTTTTTCGGGATCAGCTTGACAGGGACAGCCCTGTTTGCGGTTGCTGCCTTAGGCTTGTTGCGGAAAGAGGTGGGCTATCTGAGCAACCTCGGCCGCTGA
- a CDS encoding carbohydrate kinase family protein: MRKGFVTAGTWCVDRNITVDSWPKEDMAAVVRNVELAGGGCGCNFAVDIRKLDPTMPVATQGLIGAGEMGDFLIGIADEYGIDRKGLHRTADAQTQMTDAYVSTQTGRRTHILFFAAADLLTPDHFDFSDCSAKVLHLGLPGIHKRMDAPWGDDANGWVAVLRKAKAAGLKTNFEFVASPEEKIREVGLPCLQYLDTLVVNDFEIGALARRQTVDDGVTDVAAVFEAARDVLAKGAMDLVAVHFTSGAVLVTRDGTEVFQPSVKVRDEDRKGANGAGDAFAAGFQYGIHEGWSGQDALKLGHATAAACLRSVGTYTTVGTVAECLDLAQQWGWREA; this comes from the coding sequence ATGCGCAAAGGCTTTGTGACCGCCGGAACATGGTGCGTCGACCGCAATATCACGGTCGATAGCTGGCCCAAGGAAGACATGGCCGCAGTGGTGCGGAATGTCGAACTCGCGGGCGGCGGGTGCGGTTGTAATTTCGCGGTCGATATCCGCAAACTCGATCCCACGATGCCGGTTGCGACCCAAGGTCTGATCGGCGCGGGAGAGATGGGCGATTTCCTGATAGGTATTGCCGACGAGTATGGCATCGACAGAAAAGGGCTGCACCGGACGGCCGACGCGCAAACGCAAATGACCGACGCCTACGTTTCGACCCAGACGGGGCGGCGGACGCACATCCTGTTCTTCGCTGCGGCGGATCTGCTGACGCCGGACCATTTCGACTTCAGCGATTGCAGCGCGAAGGTCCTGCACCTCGGCCTGCCGGGCATCCATAAACGGATGGATGCGCCGTGGGGTGACGACGCCAACGGTTGGGTGGCTGTTCTGCGCAAGGCCAAGGCGGCGGGGCTCAAGACCAACTTCGAATTCGTCGCAAGCCCCGAGGAGAAAATCCGCGAGGTCGGTCTGCCGTGTCTGCAGTACCTCGACACGCTCGTCGTCAATGATTTCGAAATCGGAGCGCTCGCCAGGCGCCAGACCGTCGATGATGGCGTTACAGATGTGGCCGCGGTTTTCGAGGCTGCGCGCGATGTGCTGGCCAAAGGCGCGATGGACCTCGTCGCCGTCCATTTCACGAGTGGAGCCGTCCTCGTCACCCGCGACGGCACCGAGGTTTTCCAGCCTTCGGTCAAAGTCCGCGATGAAGACCGCAAAGGCGCGAACGGAGCGGGCGACGCGTTCGCCGCCGGTTTCCAGTATGGCATCCATGAAGGCTGGTCAGGGCAGGACGCCCTGAAGCTCGGCCACGCGACCGCTGCGGCGTGCCTGCGCTCGGTTGGCACCTACACAACGGTCGGTACGGTGGCTGAATGCCTCGATCTTGCGCAGCAGTGGGGGTGGCGGGAGGCATAG
- a CDS encoding DeoR/GlpR family DNA-binding transcription regulator — translation MSSDDRRRDILEQLLAHGTVQSADIERRHKVSRMTVHRDLDALVAEGWAARVRGGITVSGDPSFESDYRFRAMQSLPEKARMAKAAAALVKDGMTVGLGYGSTVATVVPHLAQRSGVTVVTGSLPIIEAVAQIPQINLVVVGGTLIRRFAGLFGPSAEDAYKTLLLDLCILSSAAATLPDVFHPDEQVVAAKRGLLKAANKSVLMMGHSKLNGRALHRLCGLDEIDTLITDAPLSDQAPTGDTQIIVA, via the coding sequence ATGAGCTCTGACGACCGCCGCCGCGATATCCTCGAACAATTGCTGGCGCATGGCACCGTCCAGTCGGCGGATATCGAGCGCCGCCACAAAGTGAGCCGCATGACGGTTCACCGCGACCTCGACGCGCTCGTAGCCGAGGGTTGGGCGGCACGGGTACGCGGCGGTATCACGGTGTCGGGCGATCCGTCTTTCGAAAGCGATTACCGCTTCCGCGCCATGCAATCGCTGCCTGAAAAGGCCCGCATGGCAAAGGCAGCGGCAGCGCTGGTGAAGGACGGGATGACGGTTGGCCTCGGCTATGGATCGACGGTCGCGACGGTCGTCCCGCACCTCGCCCAGCGCAGCGGAGTGACGGTGGTGACGGGTTCTTTGCCCATCATTGAGGCCGTCGCGCAGATCCCACAGATCAACCTCGTGGTCGTCGGCGGAACGCTGATCCGGCGCTTCGCGGGGCTCTTCGGTCCATCTGCCGAAGATGCCTACAAAACGCTCTTGCTGGATCTCTGCATCCTGTCCTCCGCCGCCGCGACACTGCCGGATGTGTTTCACCCCGACGAACAGGTCGTTGCTGCGAAACGCGGCTTGCTGAAGGCCGCCAACAAGAGCGTCCTGATGATGGGCCACAGTAAGCTAAACGGCCGCGCGCTACATCGACTCTGCGGCTTGGACGAGATCGATACTCTGATTACCGATGCTCCGCTGTCCGATCAGGCGCCCACCGGAGATACGCAAATTATTGTCGCCTAA
- a CDS encoding DDE-type integrase/transposase/recombinase — protein sequence MLKAANEFQHRTTAINQLWQTDFTYINLMGWGWFYLSTDLGEYSRYIVSWKLCTTMRAEGVTNTLDLALQASGCDQVLMFTSHVCSATTDPVMSRAIWQNGCKTKA from the coding sequence GTGCTCAAGGCGGCAAATGAGTTCCAGCACAGGACGACGGCCATCAATCAGCTTTGGCAAACTGACTTCACCTATATCAACCTGATGGGATGGGGCTGGTTTTACCTCAGCACTGATCTTGGCGAATACAGCCGCTACATCGTCTCTTGGAAACTTTGCACGACCATGCGGGCTGAAGGCGTGACCAACACGCTGGACTTGGCGTTGCAGGCATCTGGCTGCGATCAAGTTCTGATGTTCACAAGCCACGTCTGCTCAGCGACAACGGATCCAGTTATGTCTCGTGCGATCTGGCAGAATGGTTGCAAAACAAAGGCATGA
- a CDS encoding HAD family hydrolase has product MIDVLRPDVRTIVFCDLDGTLVLDNSFHQFLSVIWKNAGAWERFRFLLLLAPRILGQFGGGHEAMKRRTLSWFAAWPDARRRAVIDETLSRLERTTSAPVLTGLARLRDDGAQIILATAAPDLYAAPLAASLGASCLATRSSVGPDWHELLGTRKAEAAARLIEADEDPAGVRVVVLTDHSDDLPLLRLADEAVIQAPTQSFAAMAAELTATGARPLLFHIDPLEPQDGGGHWLWIDDRPWGPHDDWEVRTVLSKHRHALLYAGNGQWRRIGPGKPLVPTTLRRDCPRPPGSRARLTTAIRRKILRDAFGIYH; this is encoded by the coding sequence ATGATCGACGTTTTGCGACCTGACGTGCGGACAATTGTGTTTTGTGATCTGGACGGAACCCTTGTACTTGACAATTCTTTCCATCAATTCTTGTCAGTTATTTGGAAGAATGCAGGTGCTTGGGAACGCTTCAGGTTTCTGTTGCTGCTCGCGCCACGTATTCTTGGCCAATTCGGTGGTGGTCATGAAGCGATGAAGCGGCGGACTCTTAGCTGGTTCGCGGCTTGGCCCGATGCCCGACGTAGAGCAGTCATCGACGAGACCCTCAGCCGGCTTGAGCGGACAACTTCAGCGCCAGTGCTGACTGGGCTTGCTAGGCTCCGCGACGACGGAGCGCAGATTATCCTCGCAACCGCTGCCCCCGACCTTTACGCCGCACCGCTTGCTGCAAGTCTGGGTGCGAGTTGCCTTGCAACCCGGTCCTCCGTCGGTCCCGACTGGCACGAACTGCTGGGCACGCGCAAGGCCGAAGCTGCGGCTCGGCTGATTGAAGCCGACGAAGACCCTGCCGGGGTGCGGGTCGTGGTTCTGACCGATCATTCTGATGACTTACCGTTGTTGCGTCTTGCCGACGAGGCTGTGATCCAAGCGCCAACGCAGAGCTTCGCAGCCATGGCGGCGGAGCTTACCGCGACCGGCGCACGCCCCCTCCTATTCCACATCGACCCCTTGGAACCCCAAGATGGCGGCGGTCATTGGCTCTGGATCGACGACCGGCCCTGGGGCCCCCACGACGATTGGGAAGTCCGGACGGTATTGAGCAAGCATCGTCACGCTCTGCTTTATGCCGGCAATGGTCAATGGCGGCGGATCGGGCCGGGCAAGCCTCTAGTCCCCACAACCTTGCGACGCGACTGCCCGCGTCCGCCTGGGTCTCGGGCTCGCCTCACAACAGCGATAAGGCGCAAAATATTGCGCGACGCGTTCGGCATCTATCATTGA
- a CDS encoding IS3 family transposase (programmed frameshift) — protein sequence MRKSRFTEEQIVRILQEYTAGAKVAELCRKHGMSDATLYKWKSRYGGMQVSELRRLKDLEAENAELKRLLADAMLDNSGLKGLLGKKLLTPAHRRDAVKTLMADHQFTERRACRLVGISRSSLAYRARPDRHVRLRERLITLSGKHRRYGYRMLHAKLVREDFKVNVKVVERLYREERLWLRRTKRKKIPREAREGSWCPIAANQRWSLDFTSDALANGRKFRTANLKDDCTRECPVIEVDFSLPGERVVEMLERVARERGYPDILVVDNGPELRGRAMDRWADDHGVQLYFIDPGKPTQNAYIESFNGRFREECLNQHWFTSIGEAREIIEEWRADYNTERPHSSLKYQTPEEFAAARPFDKTQWAPTLELPDGSAPAPIAHAAE from the exons ATGCGTAAATCACGTTTCACGGAAGAACAGATTGTCCGGATTTTGCAGGAATATACGGCCGGGGCGAAGGTCGCGGAGCTGTGTCGCAAGCATGGCATGTCGGATGCGACGCTCTACAAGTGGAAGAGCCGGTATGGGGGCATGCAGGTTTCCGAACTGCGCCGCCTGAAAGATCTGGAAGCCGAGAACGCTGAACTCAAGCGGCTTCTGGCGGATGCCATGCTCGACAATTCGGGTCTGAAAGGGCTGCTGG GCAAAAAACTCCTGACGCCTGCACACCGCCGGGATGCCGTGAAGACGCTGATGGCGGATCATCAGTTCACGGAGCGGCGGGCGTGCAGGCTGGTCGGGATTTCGCGGTCGAGCCTGGCCTATCGGGCACGGCCAGACCGCCATGTGCGACTTCGAGAACGCCTGATCACTCTTTCAGGCAAACACAGGAGGTATGGTTATCGCATGCTGCATGCCAAGCTTGTCCGCGAGGACTTCAAGGTGAACGTGAAGGTCGTCGAGCGCCTCTATCGGGAGGAGCGCCTATGGCTGCGCCGGACGAAGCGCAAGAAGATCCCGCGCGAGGCGCGTGAGGGCAGTTGGTGCCCGATCGCTGCCAACCAGCGTTGGTCGCTCGACTTCACCAGCGATGCGTTGGCCAATGGCCGGAAGTTCCGCACCGCCAATCTCAAGGACGATTGCACCCGCGAATGCCCGGTGATCGAGGTGGACTTTTCTCTGCCTGGTGAGCGGGTTGTGGAAATGCTGGAGCGGGTTGCCCGGGAGCGAGGATACCCCGATATCCTGGTCGTTGATAACGGCCCGGAACTTCGTGGTCGGGCCATGGACAGATGGGCCGATGATCACGGCGTGCAGCTGTATTTCATCGACCCGGGGAAACCTACGCAGAATGCTTACATCGAGAGCTTCAACGGGCGGTTCCGCGAGGAATGCCTGAACCAGCACTGGTTCACGAGCATCGGTGAAGCCCGAGAGATTATCGAAGAATGGAGGGCCGATTACAATACGGAACGCCCGCACAGCAGCTTGAAGTATCAGACGCCGGAGGAGTTCGCCGCAGCGCGGCCCTTCGACAAAACGCAATGGGCACCGACGCTTGAGCTACCTGATGGCTCCGCGCCTGCGCCCATTGCTCACGCAGCCGAATGA
- a CDS encoding integrase core domain-containing protein has product MKNRIRLENYFLPSNLQAQITAFVDHYNHQRYHESTNNVTPADVYFGWEKPF; this is encoded by the coding sequence TTGAAGAACCGCATCCGGCTGGAAAACTACTTCCTGCCTAGCAATCTCCAAGCGCAGATCACGGCCTTTGTCGATCACTACAATCACCAGCGCTATCACGAGAGCACCAACAACGTCACACCGGCCGACGTCTACTTCGGCTGGGAAAAGCCATTCTAA
- a CDS encoding phosphoribosyltransferase family protein, with amino-acid sequence MKPVITLNHDSLASEMNRMWASVVERFGPPDLIVGVATGGEICARLLENVADVPILACAMRRASTSAKSRGVSKWSLNKLPYVLSNKLRQLEDILLERQDSRQRNIVDHQATQKLLDDAAVVSAHLQNRGGSRILVIDDAVDSGRTLKLVVESIRANLPHNIEIITAVVTHTRANSCYEPDIALYRETLCRFPWSYDFRGTSKV; translated from the coding sequence ATGAAACCGGTTATTACGTTGAATCATGACTCGCTCGCGAGTGAAATGAACCGAATGTGGGCCTCTGTAGTTGAACGCTTCGGCCCCCCTGACCTCATAGTAGGAGTTGCGACAGGAGGCGAGATTTGCGCGCGGTTGTTGGAAAACGTAGCTGATGTGCCAATCCTCGCTTGTGCGATGCGAAGGGCGAGCACTTCAGCAAAATCCCGTGGCGTTTCGAAATGGAGCTTGAACAAGCTGCCTTATGTTCTGTCCAACAAGCTGCGCCAGCTTGAGGACATCTTGCTTGAGCGCCAGGACAGCAGGCAAAGAAATATAGTTGATCATCAAGCAACTCAAAAGTTGCTTGATGACGCAGCTGTGGTAAGCGCACATCTCCAAAATCGAGGTGGCAGTAGAATTCTTGTGATCGACGATGCAGTCGACAGCGGACGAACCCTCAAACTTGTAGTTGAGTCAATCCGCGCCAACCTGCCGCATAACATCGAGATTATAACGGCAGTGGTGACACACACACGTGCAAATTCATGCTACGAACCCGATATTGCACTCTACAGAGAGACGCTTTGCCGGTTTCCTTGGTCCTATGATTTTCGCGGAACATCAAAGGTATGA
- a CDS encoding glycosyltransferase family 4 protein, with protein MKSDRITVVAEYHDAPAEGINVVSKTLIDDLRAAGHDVSVVSPWRLLRSLPQLILDRAALTVFTHGPGPRTVLATRLLRLMSPTRLVWVATRPDLARLPGRLKGKRTAHAVICNQPRADLAEAAPDAEVIVQPIGIAPDRLTGTGVRMWPELATRNVPIAVHVGHLRATRGLDRLIETKALLGNQIEIVVVASPYFEPDPDVQERLERAGVWVERGFIPAIADVYRSADLYLFPAPPEAEGAIELPLSVIEAIACGLPIVSTPFGALPRALEAVTGVHFTKSTNFADTVAKTLSAEPREIPAGLPQHLDAHRLAERVLEILKAL; from the coding sequence ATGAAATCTGATCGTATCACCGTCGTTGCCGAATACCACGATGCCCCCGCAGAGGGGATCAACGTTGTATCGAAGACACTAATTGACGACTTGCGAGCCGCCGGTCACGATGTGTCGGTCGTCTCACCTTGGCGGCTCTTGCGCAGCCTGCCCCAGCTCATCTTAGATCGTGCTGCACTTACGGTCTTCACCCATGGTCCGGGACCACGCACGGTTCTGGCGACCCGTTTACTTCGCCTCATGTCTCCTACCCGTCTTGTCTGGGTTGCGACCCGACCCGACCTCGCTCGCCTGCCTGGCAGACTCAAGGGCAAGCGCACGGCTCATGCGGTGATTTGCAATCAGCCCCGCGCTGACCTCGCCGAGGCCGCGCCGGACGCCGAGGTCATTGTACAGCCCATCGGCATCGCGCCGGACCGACTGACAGGCACTGGAGTACGTATGTGGCCAGAATTGGCCACGCGCAATGTCCCAATCGCGGTTCACGTCGGGCACCTGCGCGCCACGCGAGGGCTTGATCGGCTGATCGAGACCAAGGCATTGCTGGGTAACCAAATCGAAATAGTGGTCGTCGCGAGTCCCTATTTTGAGCCCGACCCAGATGTTCAGGAGCGCCTCGAAAGGGCAGGCGTTTGGGTCGAGCGTGGCTTTATTCCGGCAATCGCGGATGTCTATCGTTCCGCCGACCTTTACCTATTCCCGGCCCCACCCGAAGCAGAGGGCGCAATTGAGCTACCACTAAGCGTGATCGAGGCAATTGCTTGCGGTCTACCTATAGTTTCGACCCCCTTTGGTGCCCTGCCACGCGCCCTCGAAGCCGTCACAGGGGTGCATTTTACAAAGTCGACGAACTTTGCCGACACCGTCGCCAAGACCCTCTCCGCCGAGCCCAGGGAGATCCCTGCAGGCCTGCCCCAACATCTTGACGCCCATCGGCTCGCCGAACGCGTCCTTGAAATACTGAAGGCCCTATGA
- a CDS encoding helix-turn-helix domain-containing protein, whose protein sequence is MGATTNEIPCIREVGGHPAGRRKSTASASDFGQTGNPTDDIYRWYDRYLQRGEAGLQDQSPKPKHVWNRVPDEMKRKVVDLALKEAELSPRELATTFTDQERYFVSESIVYRVLRAHDLITSPASLCSRRQMSSSTGRRPSISFGKLTSPIST, encoded by the coding sequence ATGGGGGCGACCACGAATGAGATACCCTGCATCAGAGAAGTTGGAGGTCATCCGGCTGGTCGAAGAAAGTCAACTGCCAGCGCGTCAGACTTTGGCCAAACTGGGAACCCCACAGACGACATCTACCGTTGGTATGATCGTTATTTGCAACGCGGTGAGGCTGGATTGCAGGATCAATCTCCCAAGCCGAAGCACGTCTGGAACCGTGTTCCTGACGAGATGAAGCGCAAGGTTGTCGACCTCGCCTTGAAAGAGGCAGAGCTGTCGCCGCGCGAATTGGCAACGACGTTTACGGATCAAGAACGGTATTTTGTCTCGGAATCTATTGTATATCGCGTACTGAGGGCCCATGATTTGATCACCAGTCCTGCATCATTGTGCTCAAGGCGGCAAATGAGTTCCAGCACAGGACGACGGCCATCAATCAGCTTTGGCAAACTGACTTCACCTATATCAACCTGA
- a CDS encoding glycosyltransferase gives MTRHLICIIGTDGSGKTTLSDAVVEVLQTRGESAERVWLGAESFLMKPVRGLLRLAWGKRRGKKPASAPKQGDGSQRTDYAAEIARKNALARKYGWATRFYIALVWADYRLQLALKRWRHRAADTIVADRYLFDVAINIGLTVGWSPDEVVSFVRTRLGRLALPEMRVFLRVSPEVSLQRKDDIFDIDYLHLRFSYYEAIARAFGFVELDGTLPIADNRDWLLGELAAERARPYVLYVHANNTDIGGADKVLALMAEHMRDHGRPENGNRVAVCVRLQTAIVDRYAEVGIPVIHHPFERPQVSRGIGGLIRLALASPLTLVFFWRLFGRERPDIVHINDLYDFLPALAARLRGVPVVWHIRMIITHDRMRAAFARVVAKLAPVSVSVSRAVRDHYFPTPVAGHEALVIHDLGNAMLIANDHNPSVTASRPEGLPEHGLLVLMVGRIEPWKGQDVFIEAVRRLPASLREGNVFALAGGGVEAKENYLAEIRSSAAKEEIIMLGSRDDVPVLMCAADVSVHASTKPDPFPGVVIESLLAGAATIAAGAGGAVEMIDDGVHGRLTPPGDAAALSAALEDFLTADARPRARFGATARARALGLVNARVVDAAIEKVYDRLAQPKLAKALPARSEKDDE, from the coding sequence ATGACCCGACACCTAATTTGCATAATCGGCACCGACGGTAGTGGCAAAACCACGCTAAGCGATGCCGTAGTCGAAGTCTTGCAGACCCGTGGCGAAAGTGCTGAGCGTGTTTGGCTTGGAGCAGAGAGCTTCCTTATGAAGCCGGTTCGAGGGCTGCTGCGTCTTGCTTGGGGTAAACGGCGCGGCAAGAAACCGGCCTCCGCACCAAAGCAAGGCGACGGCTCGCAGCGTACTGACTATGCGGCCGAGATCGCACGGAAAAACGCGCTGGCACGCAAATACGGATGGGCTACAAGGTTCTACATCGCTCTCGTCTGGGCCGACTACCGGCTCCAGCTCGCGCTGAAACGCTGGCGCCATCGCGCGGCGGATACGATAGTTGCCGATAGGTATCTTTTCGATGTCGCGATCAACATCGGCCTCACCGTTGGCTGGTCCCCAGACGAAGTGGTCTCATTTGTCCGCACCCGCCTAGGCAGGCTCGCTCTTCCTGAGATGCGGGTGTTTTTGCGGGTTTCCCCCGAGGTCTCGCTCCAGCGCAAAGACGACATTTTCGACATCGACTACCTACACTTGCGTTTTAGCTATTACGAGGCAATCGCGCGCGCTTTCGGCTTTGTCGAGCTGGACGGCACTCTGCCGATTGCCGACAACCGTGATTGGTTGCTGGGCGAGCTGGCCGCCGAACGGGCCCGGCCGTACGTACTCTATGTCCATGCAAATAACACAGATATCGGCGGGGCCGACAAGGTATTGGCTCTAATGGCCGAACACATGCGTGATCATGGCCGGCCCGAAAATGGCAACCGGGTTGCGGTTTGCGTCCGGCTCCAGACCGCCATCGTTGACCGGTATGCCGAGGTCGGAATTCCAGTGATTCATCATCCTTTCGAGCGCCCGCAGGTGTCGCGGGGAATCGGCGGGCTGATACGGCTTGCGCTTGCCTCGCCCCTCACACTCGTTTTTTTCTGGCGGCTGTTTGGGCGTGAAAGACCCGACATCGTACACATCAATGACCTTTACGACTTTCTCCCCGCCTTGGCCGCGCGTCTGCGGGGGGTTCCTGTCGTCTGGCACATCCGAATGATCATCACGCATGACCGGATGCGCGCTGCTTTCGCGCGGGTGGTGGCCAAGTTGGCACCGGTCTCGGTCTCGGTGTCACGCGCCGTGCGCGATCACTATTTCCCGACCCCAGTAGCTGGACATGAAGCGCTGGTGATACATGACCTTGGCAATGCGATGTTGATTGCCAACGATCACAACCCATCGGTGACAGCGTCGCGCCCCGAAGGTTTGCCCGAGCACGGCCTACTCGTTCTGATGGTCGGCCGGATCGAGCCTTGGAAGGGCCAGGATGTCTTTATTGAGGCGGTGCGGCGTTTGCCGGCATCCTTGCGCGAAGGCAATGTCTTTGCTCTTGCCGGTGGAGGCGTCGAGGCAAAGGAAAACTATCTAGCCGAGATCAGAAGCTCCGCCGCCAAGGAAGAAATCATTATGCTGGGAAGTAGGGATGACGTACCCGTGCTAATGTGTGCGGCGGATGTGTCGGTCCACGCATCGACCAAGCCCGACCCTTTCCCGGGCGTAGTGATCGAAAGCTTGCTTGCCGGAGCCGCGACCATTGCTGCCGGCGCTGGGGGTGCAGTAGAGATGATCGACGACGGTGTTCACGGGCGGCTGACACCGCCGGGCGATGCCGCCGCCCTTTCGGCCGCACTCGAAGACTTTTTGACCGCCGATGCGCGTCCACGGGCGCGGTTCGGTGCCACTGCCCGCGCCCGCGCCCTCGGTCTGGTCAACGCACGGGTAGTCGATGCCGCAATTGAAAAGGTCTATGACCGCCTTGCCCAGCCCAAGCTGGCCAAGGCCTTGCCTGCCAGATCAGAAAAGGATGACGAATGA